A single region of the Streptomyces sp. NBC_01803 genome encodes:
- a CDS encoding FAD-dependent oxidoreductase: MNAHPAHLTVAIVGAGPSGLFAAAELLGALHDVHVVIYDRLPTPMGLVRYGIAPDHLRMKSIESKLRATLADDRVSFVGNVELGSTISLQELASHHHATILALGASAARKLAIPGATLRGHHSAGEIVSWYNGHPDAEPPQLGSSVVVAGAGNVALDVARVLLRGADGLARTDVPEQVLDALERQPISRVDLVARRGPTHSRFSPTELLDLDELEGIRIEVDPRDLELTEEEQTTAASSRDVEANLTIFRRWADRGAEPSPGGRTLRFRFWTEPLEIGGQEVEGVDRVCRLVARQVRHGRLDGQPTLVTLETDAVVSAVGYAVSPAAGIGLGPGGGVEHERGRLIVPSDQPREPAAAGGPHDTSPIYATGWFKRGAQGALGTNRKCARETIQTILADTQSGALLRDQARGGLAAVWALLADRGVCPVTQQGWEKIDAAEVERGARRDRARAKIATRGELLAIASEGLTSNEMA, encoded by the coding sequence ATGAACGCCCACCCGGCCCACCTGACGGTGGCCATTGTCGGCGCCGGTCCCTCCGGACTGTTCGCGGCGGCAGAGCTCCTCGGAGCACTCCATGACGTCCACGTCGTGATCTATGACCGTCTCCCCACCCCCATGGGTCTGGTGCGCTACGGGATTGCTCCCGACCACCTCCGAATGAAGTCGATCGAGAGCAAGCTGCGGGCGACCTTGGCCGATGACCGCGTGAGCTTCGTCGGCAACGTCGAGTTGGGCAGCACCATCAGCCTTCAGGAACTCGCGTCCCACCACCACGCCACGATCCTGGCACTGGGAGCCTCCGCCGCTCGCAAGCTCGCGATCCCGGGTGCCACCCTGCGGGGGCACCATTCAGCCGGCGAGATCGTCTCCTGGTACAACGGGCACCCGGACGCGGAGCCCCCGCAGCTGGGATCCTCGGTCGTCGTCGCCGGCGCCGGGAATGTCGCACTCGACGTGGCCCGGGTGTTGCTCCGAGGGGCCGACGGCCTTGCCCGGACCGACGTCCCCGAGCAGGTCCTCGATGCCCTCGAGAGGCAGCCGATCTCACGAGTCGACCTGGTCGCGAGACGCGGCCCGACGCACAGCCGCTTCTCCCCGACCGAGCTGCTCGACCTCGATGAGCTCGAGGGGATCCGCATCGAGGTCGATCCGCGGGACCTCGAGCTGACCGAGGAAGAGCAGACGACCGCCGCGTCCAGCCGTGACGTCGAGGCCAATCTGACCATCTTCCGTCGCTGGGCCGACCGCGGCGCCGAGCCGTCGCCCGGCGGCCGCACGCTGCGATTTCGGTTCTGGACCGAACCACTGGAGATAGGGGGCCAGGAGGTGGAGGGCGTGGATCGGGTGTGTCGGCTTGTCGCACGGCAGGTTCGCCACGGTCGGCTTGACGGGCAGCCCACCCTTGTGACACTGGAGACCGACGCCGTGGTCAGTGCCGTGGGGTATGCCGTCAGTCCCGCGGCGGGCATCGGTCTCGGGCCCGGCGGTGGCGTGGAGCATGAACGAGGTCGGCTGATCGTGCCGTCGGACCAGCCGCGGGAGCCGGCGGCCGCGGGCGGCCCCCATGACACGTCGCCGATCTACGCAACCGGCTGGTTCAAGCGCGGGGCACAGGGGGCGCTCGGTACGAACCGGAAGTGTGCGCGAGAAACCATTCAAACGATCCTCGCCGACACCCAGAGCGGTGCCCTGCTCCGGGACCAGGCTCGCGGCGGGCTCGCGGCGGTATGGGCTCTGCTCGCGGACCGGGGCGTGTGCCCGGTGACCCAGCAAGGGTGGGAGAAGATCGACGCCGCGGAGGTCGAACGAGGTGCGCGCCGAGACCGCGCCCGGGCGAAGATCGCGACCAGGGGCGAGCTGCTGGCGATCGCCTCGGAAGGTCTCACGTCGAATGAGATGGCTTGA
- a CDS encoding molybdopterin-containing oxidoreductase family protein has translation MTATLRPEVPEGAKALKIVRGACPHDCPDTCAMLYKVDEGQLVEVVGDREHPLTRGGLCAKTNNFADHHYHPDRLLYPMRRTGPKGSGTFERISWDEALTTIAERWKDIIGEFGSQAIMPHAYLGHQGVLNGLTSGDAFFNRLGSTVAEKTYCESGSSTAWHMTVGGTGGLDPESLEFSKYIIVWGMNMTSTNLHVWPLVLKAKKAGAKVVVIDPVRTRTAHQADWHIRIRPATDGALAMGLINEIIQQDLVDEDYVARHTVGFDELAERAAQYPAERVAEITGIPAEDIRTLAREYATTQPAAIRQGVALERSYGGPQAIRAITCLPALVGAWRYPGGGAVEMPIWEFPTLFDRICRSDWIPDGTRVVNELDLGAALTGELALDPPIQSLFVYNSNPVSQAPAQAKIIQGLEREDLFTVVSEHFITDTARYADIVLPATMQAEQLDVMVTWGHFYISLNQPAIEPPGECVPNVELFRRLAKTMGFEDDYWDRTDEEMLRDFHDWDAPALKGITLESLMETGYARLNVGSPKERAPHAEGNFPTPSGKCEFKSSLAEGGNFVIPVWRSMYEAMQPGDPIDPLPDYVPALESPATSPDLAATYPLSIVSPKPHAFLNSQYANQDDKREIQGDLCVFIHADDAAARGISEGDVVRVFNERGSFQGPAAITDVVPPGLVMANVGHWAKFSHGSSVNSITQDRHGTLGNSGVYSDNLVQVALVS, from the coding sequence ATGACGGCCACCCTGCGTCCTGAGGTCCCCGAAGGGGCCAAAGCTCTCAAGATCGTGCGTGGAGCCTGCCCCCACGACTGCCCCGACACCTGTGCCATGCTCTACAAGGTCGACGAGGGCCAGCTGGTCGAGGTCGTCGGCGACCGCGAGCACCCGCTCACGCGCGGGGGCCTGTGCGCGAAGACCAACAACTTCGCTGACCACCACTACCACCCCGATCGCCTCCTCTACCCGATGCGTCGCACCGGCCCGAAGGGGTCGGGGACCTTCGAGCGGATCTCGTGGGATGAGGCGCTGACGACCATCGCCGAGCGGTGGAAGGACATCATTGGCGAGTTCGGCAGCCAGGCGATCATGCCTCACGCCTACCTCGGGCATCAGGGCGTCCTCAACGGCCTCACCTCCGGAGACGCCTTCTTCAACAGGCTCGGCTCGACGGTGGCCGAGAAGACCTACTGCGAATCCGGCTCCTCGACCGCCTGGCACATGACCGTGGGCGGTACCGGCGGGCTCGACCCGGAGAGCCTGGAGTTCTCCAAGTACATCATCGTGTGGGGCATGAACATGACCAGCACGAACCTCCACGTCTGGCCGCTGGTCCTCAAGGCGAAGAAGGCCGGTGCCAAAGTCGTCGTCATCGACCCCGTCCGCACGCGCACCGCACACCAGGCCGACTGGCATATCCGGATCCGCCCGGCCACCGACGGCGCCCTGGCCATGGGGCTGATCAACGAGATCATCCAGCAGGACCTGGTCGACGAGGACTACGTGGCGCGCCACACGGTTGGGTTCGACGAACTCGCCGAGCGAGCCGCGCAGTATCCTGCCGAGCGTGTCGCGGAGATCACCGGAATTCCCGCCGAGGACATCCGCACCCTGGCTCGCGAGTACGCCACGACGCAGCCAGCGGCGATCCGGCAGGGCGTCGCCCTCGAACGCAGCTACGGCGGCCCCCAGGCGATCCGCGCGATCACCTGCCTCCCGGCGCTGGTCGGTGCGTGGCGCTACCCCGGCGGCGGAGCCGTCGAAATGCCGATCTGGGAGTTCCCGACCCTCTTCGACCGCATCTGCCGCTCCGACTGGATCCCCGACGGCACCCGAGTCGTCAACGAACTCGACCTCGGCGCGGCACTCACCGGTGAGCTTGCCCTGGATCCCCCGATCCAGTCGCTGTTCGTCTACAACTCCAACCCGGTCTCGCAGGCGCCGGCACAGGCCAAGATCATCCAGGGGCTGGAGCGCGAGGACCTGTTCACCGTGGTGAGCGAGCACTTCATCACCGACACGGCCCGCTACGCCGACATCGTGCTGCCCGCGACGATGCAGGCCGAACAGCTCGATGTCATGGTCACCTGGGGACACTTCTACATCTCGCTCAACCAGCCGGCCATCGAGCCGCCCGGCGAATGCGTCCCCAACGTCGAACTCTTCCGCCGCCTGGCGAAGACGATGGGCTTCGAGGACGACTACTGGGACCGCACCGATGAGGAGATGCTCCGCGATTTCCACGACTGGGACGCGCCCGCCCTGAAAGGCATCACGCTGGAGTCCCTGATGGAGACCGGCTACGCCCGTCTCAACGTCGGCAGTCCCAAGGAGCGCGCCCCGCACGCCGAGGGGAACTTCCCCACCCCGTCAGGGAAGTGCGAGTTCAAGTCGTCCTTGGCCGAGGGCGGAAACTTCGTCATCCCGGTCTGGCGGTCCATGTACGAGGCGATGCAGCCGGGCGATCCGATCGACCCACTGCCCGACTACGTGCCCGCGCTGGAGTCCCCCGCGACCTCGCCCGATCTCGCCGCGACCTACCCGCTGAGCATCGTCTCGCCCAAGCCGCACGCCTTCCTCAACAGCCAGTACGCCAACCAGGACGACAAGCGGGAGATCCAGGGCGACCTGTGCGTCTTCATCCACGCCGACGACGCTGCCGCGCGGGGCATCTCGGAGGGCGACGTGGTGCGCGTGTTCAACGAGCGAGGCTCGTTCCAAGGTCCCGCTGCGATCACCGATGTGGTGCCCCCCGGCCTGGTGATGGCCAACGTCGGCCACTGGGCCAAGTTCAGCCACGGCAGCTCGGTGAATTCGATCACCCAGGACCGTCACGGCACGCTGGGCAACTCCGGGGTCTACTCCGACAACCTGGTCCAGGTGGCTCTCGTCTCGTGA
- the moaA gene encoding GTP 3',8-cyclase MoaA — protein MADSPSVRDLFARPLRDLRVSVTDRCNFRCRYCMPREVFGPGFEFMRTVDLLTIDEIVEVVEAAARLGVQKVRLTGGEPLLRRDITLLVGRLRRIGSLDLAMTTNGVGLTRHAAALAEAGLSRLTVSLDSLDDERFRLMSDTRAGVADVLDGIAAAERAGFTSLKINAVIRADHPDSDILDLADYFRGTGHVLRFIEYMDVGSTNGWRADQVKNADHIAGLIGRHHPLRSLEPNYPGEVARRYQYRDGAGEIGIISSVSKPFCTDCTRARLAADGKLYTCLFATEGTDLRALLRGTRAPGDLERALGGRWRRRDDEYSQTRQDETLPTSSRRIEMSYIGG, from the coding sequence ATGGCTGACTCGCCGTCGGTGAGAGATCTATTCGCACGTCCGCTCCGTGATCTCAGGGTTTCGGTCACGGACCGGTGCAATTTCCGGTGTCGATACTGCATGCCGCGCGAGGTCTTCGGCCCGGGATTCGAGTTCATGCGCACTGTTGATCTGCTGACGATCGACGAGATCGTGGAGGTCGTTGAGGCGGCGGCGCGGTTGGGCGTTCAGAAGGTCCGTCTCACCGGAGGCGAACCTCTGCTCCGCCGCGACATCACGCTACTCGTGGGCCGCCTACGCCGGATCGGTTCACTCGACCTCGCGATGACGACGAACGGCGTCGGCCTGACTCGGCACGCGGCAGCCTTGGCCGAGGCCGGGCTGTCGAGGCTCACCGTGAGCCTCGACAGCCTCGACGATGAGCGGTTCCGGTTGATGAGCGACACCCGCGCCGGCGTCGCCGATGTTCTCGACGGCATCGCAGCCGCGGAACGAGCAGGCTTCACCAGCCTCAAGATCAACGCGGTGATCCGCGCCGACCATCCCGACAGCGACATCCTGGACCTCGCCGATTATTTCCGCGGTACCGGTCACGTGCTCCGGTTCATCGAGTACATGGATGTCGGATCCACCAATGGGTGGCGAGCCGACCAGGTCAAGAATGCTGACCACATCGCCGGCCTCATCGGCCGGCACCACCCGCTGCGGTCGCTCGAGCCGAACTATCCCGGCGAGGTCGCGCGGCGTTACCAGTACCGGGACGGGGCGGGCGAGATCGGAATCATCTCGTCGGTGAGCAAGCCGTTCTGCACCGACTGCACTCGCGCACGACTTGCCGCGGACGGCAAGCTGTACACCTGCCTGTTCGCCACTGAAGGGACCGACCTGCGGGCGCTGCTGCGCGGCACCCGAGCCCCTGGTGACCTGGAGCGGGCGCTCGGTGGCCGCTGGCGTCGCCGCGACGACGAGTACTCGCAGACGCGACAGGACGAGACGCTCCCGACGTCCTCGCGCCGCATCGAGATGTCTTACATCGGAGGATGA
- a CDS encoding response regulator transcription factor, which produces MIRVLVAEDHPIVLRGIVEAIERHRGMAVVRTCQEEHEVVAEAVTGMVQVAVIDIDLRGSDGARAARELVSMGAGIKAILISATADRELVESNLAAGCSGFLLKTDGDSDIPAAITRALGGRITISSGVRTILRPTPARGIRGVERPVGQPVLTQREHDVVRLVAEGKSTEAMADELHLTANTVRSYLQSAMRKLNVHSRVQVLLAAQRSGLL; this is translated from the coding sequence ATGATCCGGGTTCTTGTCGCGGAAGATCACCCGATCGTCCTGCGCGGTATCGTCGAGGCCATCGAAAGACACCGAGGCATGGCGGTTGTCCGCACCTGCCAAGAGGAACACGAGGTCGTCGCCGAGGCAGTGACCGGCATGGTACAGGTCGCCGTCATCGATATCGATCTACGCGGATCGGATGGTGCCCGTGCAGCCCGGGAGCTGGTCTCGATGGGCGCCGGTATCAAGGCCATCCTGATCTCCGCGACGGCTGACCGCGAACTCGTCGAGTCCAACCTCGCGGCCGGCTGCAGCGGCTTCCTTCTCAAGACTGACGGCGACAGCGACATCCCGGCGGCCATCACCCGTGCCCTCGGCGGACGGATCACGATCTCCTCGGGTGTGCGCACTATCTTGAGGCCTACCCCGGCAAGAGGGATCCGAGGCGTGGAACGACCCGTGGGCCAGCCGGTGCTGACTCAGCGCGAGCACGATGTCGTACGTCTGGTCGCCGAAGGAAAAAGCACCGAGGCGATGGCAGACGAACTCCACCTCACCGCCAACACTGTTCGTAGTTATCTCCAGTCCGCGATGCGCAAGCTGAACGTGCACAGCCGGGTCCAGGTCTTACTGGCAGCCCAGCGCAGCGGACTCCTCTGA
- a CDS encoding helix-turn-helix domain-containing protein, with amino-acid sequence MSPGPSAVEVVLSAEEFAELKRWADGAVGTRLAERARIVLACAVGTPNVRVATDLKVTADTVRKWRSRFVAHRLEGLVDMPRSGRRKAELVLSDAERAQLTRWARRANTAQFLALRAKIVLRCAEGAGRGTRGP; translated from the coding sequence ATGTCGCCAGGGCCGAGTGCTGTTGAGGTCGTCTTGTCCGCTGAGGAGTTCGCCGAGCTGAAGCGCTGGGCGGATGGGGCAGTGGGGACCCGTCTTGCTGAGCGGGCGCGCATCGTTTTGGCGTGCGCGGTCGGGACGCCGAATGTGCGTGTGGCGACGGATCTCAAGGTGACCGCGGACACGGTGAGAAAGTGGCGTTCGCGGTTCGTCGCCCATCGGCTGGAGGGCTTGGTGGATATGCCGCGGTCTGGCCGGCGCAAGGCTGAGCTGGTGCTCAGCGATGCCGAGCGGGCCCAGTTGACGCGCTGGGCCAGGCGGGCGAATACTGCTCAGTTCCTGGCGCTGCGGGCGAAGATTGTTCTGCGGTGTGCGGAGGGGGCGGGACGAGGCACTCGCGGCCCGTAG
- a CDS encoding indolepyruvate ferredoxin oxidoreductase subunit alpha, which translates to MTYVITAGCADIMDRACMEQCPVDAIVPGQRMAYINPADCIDCGACVPACPQNAVFAARLVPAELADYTAVNAEFFDGDGSTDHPRLAELVDRGL; encoded by the coding sequence ATGACCTATGTGATCACCGCCGGCTGTGCTGACATCATGGACCGCGCGTGCATGGAGCAGTGCCCGGTCGATGCGATCGTCCCCGGCCAGCGCATGGCCTACATCAACCCGGCGGACTGCATCGATTGCGGAGCCTGCGTCCCCGCGTGCCCGCAGAACGCCGTCTTCGCCGCGCGGCTGGTCCCTGCCGAACTCGCGGACTACACCGCTGTGAACGCCGAGTTCTTCGACGGGGACGGTTCCACCGATCACCCCCGTCTGGCGGAGCTGGTCGATCGGGGTCTCTGA
- a CDS encoding molybdenum cofactor biosynthesis protein MoaE → MSQDVEQSISDRVWFDLVEDPISHEEVRTWLTTPACGAVVCFAGVVRDHSMGHSGVTSIAYESYSQAVMPRLARIVERAIVAWPETERAAIVHRTGLVALGEGAVVVGASAPHRGTAFDVARFCIDVVKETLPIWKLENADEASGWALTGVEARTVDEASDDWLRRHRHEGPVCCPRETVHG, encoded by the coding sequence GTGTCACAGGACGTTGAGCAGTCGATCTCGGATCGAGTGTGGTTCGACCTGGTGGAGGATCCCATCTCCCACGAGGAGGTGCGGACCTGGCTGACGACCCCCGCGTGTGGCGCCGTGGTGTGCTTCGCGGGCGTCGTGCGGGATCACTCGATGGGCCACTCCGGCGTGACTTCGATTGCGTACGAGTCCTACTCGCAGGCAGTCATGCCACGTCTGGCCCGGATCGTTGAGCGCGCCATTGTCGCGTGGCCGGAGACCGAACGGGCCGCCATCGTGCACCGAACCGGTCTGGTTGCGCTCGGCGAGGGGGCCGTCGTGGTCGGCGCCTCCGCACCCCATCGCGGCACCGCGTTCGATGTTGCTCGATTCTGTATCGACGTCGTGAAGGAGACCCTGCCCATCTGGAAGTTGGAGAACGCCGACGAGGCATCCGGCTGGGCGCTGACCGGCGTCGAAGCCCGCACGGTTGACGAGGCGAGCGACGACTGGCTTCGCCGTCACCGCCACGAGGGGCCCGTCTGCTGTCCGAGGGAGACCGTCCATGGCTGA
- a CDS encoding cupin domain-containing protein, producing MSETLASAFEHSTADADAYEPFVVDGTAVGEVHWIRKEGSGGRTLLVGLWRHTPSIFPYFFGEDETIYALEGVLEVAIEGGETVTLRPGDIYSFAQNTKSTWTVVEPFKKLFVISG from the coding sequence ATGAGCGAGACCCTCGCTTCGGCGTTTGAGCACTCGACTGCCGACGCCGACGCATACGAGCCGTTCGTCGTTGACGGAACCGCGGTCGGGGAGGTGCACTGGATCCGCAAGGAGGGCTCCGGTGGCCGGACCCTCCTGGTGGGTCTGTGGCGGCACACACCCAGCATTTTCCCGTACTTCTTCGGTGAGGATGAGACGATCTACGCACTCGAGGGAGTCCTCGAGGTCGCCATCGAGGGCGGTGAGACAGTGACGCTCCGCCCGGGCGACATCTACTCCTTCGCCCAGAACACCAAGAGCACCTGGACAGTGGTCGAGCCGTTCAAGAAGCTGTTCGTCATCAGCGGCTGA
- a CDS encoding peptidase inhibitor family I36 protein, with amino-acid sequence MKNRAVITVLFVLALSVWGEPVRAADISEPPVVGVVAQYNGREINLADGWQGAAACVEIAADDVRCYDSIEESDRELARLGLISEDGRAGESTSQSIADCPWGWVCLWEWTNFNSGGRMLKWSQSGTKNLGDWDFRDQASSACVSRDQGGARADDWRTLQPDPSLYLGAGYCYEDFGKISYPYGGNWNNKADSLTM; translated from the coding sequence ATGAAGAATCGTGCTGTCATCACGGTGTTATTCGTGCTCGCGCTGTCCGTGTGGGGGGAGCCGGTTCGGGCGGCTGACATCTCAGAGCCGCCAGTCGTGGGCGTCGTCGCGCAGTACAACGGCCGTGAAATCAATCTGGCGGATGGCTGGCAGGGGGCTGCGGCCTGCGTGGAGATCGCGGCTGATGATGTGCGCTGTTACGACAGCATCGAGGAATCGGATCGAGAGCTCGCACGTCTCGGTCTGATATCCGAAGACGGTCGAGCGGGCGAGAGCACATCACAGTCCATTGCCGACTGTCCTTGGGGTTGGGTATGTCTGTGGGAATGGACCAACTTCAACAGTGGTGGGCGCATGCTCAAATGGAGCCAGTCGGGAACGAAGAACCTTGGTGACTGGGATTTTCGCGACCAGGCGTCCTCTGCCTGTGTCTCCCGTGATCAAGGTGGCGCCCGGGCCGATGACTGGCGCACCCTGCAGCCCGACCCCAGTCTCTATCTCGGGGCCGGCTACTGCTATGAGGACTTCGGGAAGATCAGCTACCCCTACGGAGGAAACTGGAACAATAAGGCCGATTCCCTAACGATGTGA
- a CDS encoding response regulator transcription factor: MDDHPLVLSGLRSLLETASRFEVVASFIDACSAVEHIRRVRPDLVICDVRLSNNELGPDVCRRILADSPETRVVMFSAFMDARILRACLDEGASAVLLKTSGELDLMDTLTRVLDGERVIDPSVAEAVLSVQVLSVDGALLSELRPSEHKVLRLLSAGLSTREIECELGLANSTVRGYTQSLMEKLDAHSRVELVVKARELRLV; encoded by the coding sequence GTGGACGACCACCCACTGGTCCTGTCCGGACTGCGGTCGCTTCTGGAGACCGCGAGCAGGTTCGAGGTAGTCGCGTCGTTCATCGATGCGTGCTCCGCCGTGGAACATATCCGCCGAGTGCGCCCCGACCTCGTGATCTGTGACGTCCGGCTCTCCAACAATGAGCTGGGACCGGACGTCTGCCGCCGGATCCTCGCTGATTCGCCTGAGACCAGAGTCGTGATGTTCAGTGCGTTCATGGACGCCAGGATCCTGCGCGCGTGCCTGGACGAAGGCGCGTCCGCCGTCCTGCTGAAGACCTCGGGGGAACTCGACCTGATGGACACGCTCACGCGCGTTCTGGACGGTGAGCGCGTGATCGACCCGAGCGTGGCCGAGGCCGTCCTGAGCGTCCAGGTGCTCTCGGTGGACGGCGCCCTGCTCTCGGAACTCAGACCCAGTGAGCACAAGGTCTTGCGGCTGCTCTCGGCGGGCCTGAGCACCCGTGAGATCGAGTGCGAGCTGGGGCTGGCCAACAGCACAGTCCGCGGGTACACGCAGTCCCTGATGGAGAAGCTGGACGCCCACTCCCGCGTGGAACTGGTGGTGAAGGCGCGTGAGCTGCGCCTGGTCTGA
- a CDS encoding transposase family protein, which yields MRWSSKHSGGNDLWYSGKAKHFDGNVRFIAAPDGMPLWVSEVEPGSVHDLTAARIHALPALYVAARDGLPALADPGYTGAGIGIRTPFRPQPDMPSPLAIDNRTHNRLLRSTRSLGERAAAELKQRWRALQHVTISPTRIGTIAKAALVLNNSWR from the coding sequence ATGAGATGGTCCAGCAAGCACAGCGGCGGCAACGATCTGTGGTATTCCGGCAAGGCCAAGCACTTCGACGGGAACGTGCGGTTCATCGCCGCTCCGGACGGCATGCCACTGTGGGTGTCCGAGGTCGAGCCCGGCAGCGTGCACGACCTGACCGCAGCCCGCATCCATGCCCTGCCAGCGCTGTACGTGGCCGCTCGCGATGGCCTGCCGGCCCTGGCCGACCCGGGCTACACCGGCGCGGGCATCGGCATACGAACGCCCTTCCGGCCCCAACCGGACATGCCCTCTCCACTCGCCATAGACAACCGCACCCACAACCGGCTCCTACGCAGTACCCGATCTCTGGGTGAACGCGCAGCGGCAGAACTCAAACAACGCTGGCGTGCACTCCAGCACGTCACGATCAGCCCCACCCGTATCGGCACCATCGCCAAAGCCGCACTCGTCCTCAATAACTCATGGCGATGA
- a CDS encoding integrase, with protein MSERELLALPPAIDLETANRALALSRSTGYDLARRGDYPCRVLRLGRSYRVITTDLRRLLGVELRQANSSGPAQD; from the coding sequence ATGTCCGAGAGGGAACTGCTCGCCCTCCCGCCCGCCATCGATCTCGAAACGGCGAACCGCGCGCTCGCGTTGAGCCGCAGCACGGGGTACGACCTCGCCCGTCGCGGGGACTACCCCTGCCGGGTTCTACGGCTGGGACGGTCCTACCGCGTGATCACCACTGACCTGCGGCGGTTGCTCGGAGTCGAACTCAGGCAGGCCAACAGCAGCGGACCGGCTCAGGACTGA
- a CDS encoding MoaD/ThiS family protein, whose translation MATMLLFSIAREAAGLATFECAGSTIEEVLEAARRDLGSRFRQVSATCQVWLDGEIVRDLSLPLEEDSEIALIPPVAGG comes from the coding sequence ATGGCAACGATGCTGCTCTTCTCCATAGCCCGAGAGGCGGCTGGTCTCGCGACCTTCGAATGCGCGGGCTCGACCATCGAGGAAGTGCTCGAGGCCGCCCGACGCGACCTCGGGAGCCGCTTTCGGCAGGTCAGCGCGACGTGTCAGGTGTGGCTCGACGGCGAGATCGTGCGCGACCTTTCCCTGCCGCTCGAGGAAGACTCCGAGATCGCGTTGATCCCACCGGTCGCCGGCGGCTAG
- a CDS encoding sensor histidine kinase gives MQDLHALATTVRKLTAINDPRLLAVRTCAAVAELTDFGCVALALVDEPGLMRVVASSGFSRSLVGQTVSEGDGLGGNALKAGESLLVDDEVAIDTNTLLGGPRADPVFGRLLPPDTRYEGFLSETTAAVAQPVIHAGTVVGMIYAGYTGGQSHEHGPLAMLSEFSAFLAPLLVSVTHIGQREQTARAEERQQVVQQLHDTSLQLLFGIRLSAQSLLQDDLSPHVREKIGEIESSALNASRFLRETIRETLGAQRNLVVTVQRFVEAFSARSAIPAQLIVLGEPRSHQDEVERAILTAVREFLHNIEKHAHASTAAVSLTYRDDMLVGVVQDDGVGVPDDFRPPVIPNASCGLGLVNVAQSVALLGGSVTWERNEDGGTTARISVPTNPTVRQDVLVADAHELPETPCVCGFAREARDDRVRALIRDGPGA, from the coding sequence GTGCAAGACCTGCACGCGCTGGCGACCACGGTGCGGAAGCTGACTGCCATCAACGATCCCCGCCTGTTGGCCGTCCGCACGTGTGCCGCCGTCGCCGAGCTGACCGACTTCGGTTGTGTGGCGCTGGCTCTGGTCGATGAGCCGGGCCTGATGCGCGTGGTTGCCTCGAGCGGTTTCTCCCGCTCGCTCGTCGGGCAGACGGTCTCCGAAGGCGATGGCCTGGGCGGAAACGCGCTCAAGGCTGGAGAGTCCCTGTTGGTCGATGACGAGGTCGCCATCGACACGAACACTTTGCTGGGAGGACCGAGGGCTGACCCGGTCTTCGGGCGTCTGCTGCCGCCGGACACCCGCTACGAGGGCTTCCTGTCCGAGACCACTGCCGCCGTTGCGCAGCCCGTCATCCACGCCGGAACCGTCGTGGGGATGATCTACGCCGGCTATACCGGCGGCCAGTCACACGAACACGGCCCTCTCGCGATGCTCAGCGAGTTCAGCGCCTTTCTTGCCCCCCTGCTGGTCTCGGTCACCCACATCGGCCAACGCGAGCAGACAGCGCGGGCCGAGGAACGTCAGCAAGTCGTCCAGCAGCTGCATGACACCTCCTTGCAGCTGCTTTTCGGAATCAGGCTCTCGGCCCAGTCTCTGCTTCAGGACGACCTCTCGCCGCATGTGCGTGAAAAGATCGGAGAGATCGAGTCGTCGGCACTGAACGCGAGCAGGTTTCTCCGCGAGACGATCCGCGAGACGCTCGGAGCGCAACGGAATCTCGTAGTCACGGTACAGCGGTTCGTCGAGGCGTTCTCGGCGCGCTCGGCGATCCCGGCCCAGCTCATCGTTCTCGGCGAGCCCCGAAGCCATCAAGACGAGGTTGAACGGGCCATCCTGACCGCGGTTCGAGAGTTCCTCCACAACATCGAGAAGCATGCCCACGCGTCGACAGCCGCCGTGAGCCTCACCTACCGCGACGACATGCTCGTCGGGGTAGTCCAGGATGACGGCGTCGGTGTACCCGACGACTTCCGGCCACCGGTGATCCCGAACGCGAGCTGTGGCCTCGGCCTGGTCAACGTCGCCCAGTCGGTCGCCCTCCTCGGTGGGAGCGTCACCTGGGAACGCAACGAGGACGGCGGGACGACGGCCCGGATCTCCGTACCGACCAACCCGACGGTACGCCAAGACGTGCTCGTCGCCGATGCCCACGAGCTGCCTGAAACCCCCTGCGTTTGCGGGTTCGCTCGTGAGGCTCGCGACGACAGGGTAAGGGCATTGATCCGAGACGGACCAGGAGCGTGA